One window of the Candidatus Rokuibacteriota bacterium genome contains the following:
- a CDS encoding acetate--CoA ligase family protein: MTDLRALFSPRAVAVLGVSRDPAKLGHRLLKNLSDYGYEGAIYPVHPSGEPILERPTLPQIADLPEGLDLALVSLPAPAVVQAVKALARRRVRLAVVLSSGFGEVDARGRAAQDELLAAARESGMRLVGPNCMGVYSSHSRLNGTYFWELPTQRGEISVVSQSGAYGGLILRHLASVGLGVAKFVSIGNQVDLGVEELFGYLADDSETGLIACFLEGVRDGRRFVEAAQRASGIKPVVVLKGGRTRAGDQAARSHTGALAGTYAIYGAAFRRAGIVASEETEEFLDAIEALARSRRSFPRGKGVAIVTVSGGPSVVGADAAETLGLEVPALPEPCRAELRRMLPPFAATRNPVDLTPQVTPAAIAAVARAVLAQGAISGALAINVGLDLPEFAQGLVRAAHEYGKPLVAFTADAPEVTRWFTASGVPVLPTPERAVRAYRALYVAGQAREGCVRANAMLPLAPDLQALLSTREGVLSYTLARRILEATGIPFCRERWADSAAEAIEVAKALGFPVVIKAMRDELLHKSEAGAVRVNLRDPQDVADACQTLAARLGPVQYLIQDQVEPGVELLIGGRRDPVFGPVVAVGTGGLLAEAVQDVSIALAPLGSAEAREILGQGLRARLLQGSRGMPGCDAEPLVRILVAVGQLLAAYPRIAELDLNPVIARGDRAVGVDALLILA, translated from the coding sequence ATGACCGATCTCCGTGCACTGTTCTCGCCGCGGGCCGTCGCGGTCCTGGGCGTGTCGCGGGATCCGGCGAAGCTCGGTCACCGGCTCCTCAAAAACCTCTCCGACTACGGCTACGAAGGCGCGATCTACCCTGTCCACCCCAGCGGGGAGCCGATCTTGGAACGTCCCACGCTGCCTCAGATTGCCGATCTGCCAGAGGGGCTCGACCTGGCTCTCGTCAGCCTGCCGGCTCCGGCGGTCGTTCAGGCAGTCAAGGCGTTGGCGCGCCGTCGAGTTCGCCTTGCCGTCGTCCTCTCCTCGGGGTTCGGCGAGGTGGACGCCCGGGGCCGCGCGGCGCAGGACGAGCTGCTGGCCGCCGCGCGCGAGAGCGGGATGCGCCTTGTGGGGCCCAACTGCATGGGTGTCTACTCGAGCCACAGTAGGCTGAACGGGACCTACTTCTGGGAACTCCCGACGCAGCGCGGCGAGATCAGCGTGGTCTCTCAGAGCGGGGCGTACGGAGGCCTCATCCTCCGACACCTCGCATCCGTCGGGCTCGGTGTGGCCAAGTTCGTGAGCATCGGCAACCAGGTGGACCTGGGCGTCGAGGAGCTCTTTGGATATCTGGCCGACGACAGCGAGACGGGCCTGATCGCCTGCTTCCTCGAGGGCGTACGGGACGGCCGACGCTTCGTGGAGGCGGCGCAAAGGGCAAGCGGGATCAAGCCGGTCGTGGTCCTCAAAGGCGGTCGCACGCGGGCGGGAGACCAGGCCGCGCGGTCGCACACCGGCGCGCTGGCCGGGACATACGCGATCTATGGCGCCGCTTTCCGCCGGGCGGGAATCGTGGCCAGCGAGGAGACCGAGGAGTTCCTGGACGCGATCGAAGCCCTCGCCCGGTCGCGGCGATCCTTCCCCCGGGGCAAGGGGGTGGCGATTGTCACGGTGTCAGGAGGCCCGTCAGTGGTCGGCGCCGACGCGGCAGAAACGCTCGGCCTCGAGGTTCCCGCCTTGCCGGAGCCGTGCCGGGCCGAGCTTCGCCGAATGCTCCCACCCTTTGCGGCGACCCGCAACCCCGTGGACCTGACGCCCCAAGTCACGCCCGCGGCGATCGCCGCTGTTGCACGAGCCGTCCTCGCCCAGGGCGCGATTTCCGGAGCGCTGGCGATCAACGTGGGGCTCGACCTTCCCGAGTTCGCCCAAGGGCTGGTCCGGGCCGCGCACGAATACGGAAAGCCCCTGGTCGCGTTCACGGCGGATGCTCCGGAAGTGACGCGCTGGTTCACGGCTTCCGGCGTCCCCGTCCTTCCGACTCCCGAGCGTGCCGTGCGGGCTTATCGCGCGCTTTATGTTGCCGGCCAAGCGAGAGAAGGATGCGTTCGCGCGAATGCGATGCTTCCGCTCGCCCCCGACCTTCAGGCGCTGTTGTCGACCCGCGAAGGCGTCCTCTCCTATACGCTCGCGCGCAGGATCCTGGAAGCCACAGGGATCCCCTTCTGCCGGGAGCGATGGGCTGATTCGGCGGCCGAGGCGATCGAGGTCGCCAAGGCCCTCGGCTTTCCGGTCGTGATCAAGGCGATGCGGGACGAGCTGCTCCACAAGAGCGAGGCAGGGGCGGTGCGGGTGAACCTCCGGGATCCTCAAGACGTAGCGGACGCGTGCCAAACACTCGCGGCGCGGCTGGGACCGGTTCAGTACCTCATTCAAGACCAGGTGGAGCCGGGCGTCGAGCTCTTGATCGGCGGCCGACGCGACCCCGTCTTTGGCCCTGTGGTCGCAGTCGGCACGGGCGGGCTTCTGGCCGAAGCGGTGCAGGATGTCTCGATTGCCCTCGCCCCCCTTGGCTCCGCGGAGGCGCGCGAGATCCTCGGGCAGGGGCTCCGCGCTCGGCTTCTCCAGGGCTCCCGGGGGATGCCCGGCTGCGACGCCGAGCCGCTCGTGAGGATCCTCGTCGCAGTCGGACAGCTCCTCGCCGCCTATCCCCGCATTGCCGAGCTTGATCTGAACCCGGTGATCGCTCGGGGAGACAGGGCAGTGGGGGTGGATGCCTTGCTGATCCTCGCCTGA
- a CDS encoding LLM class F420-dependent oxidoreductase, with protein sequence MPATKFGVFLPISGRAAGPATLMEAARKAEAWGYASVWAADRIVIPWEIKTPYPYSADQQFIVPPDRPFLEPLTCLAFLAGCTERILLGMSVLVLPYRPPIYAAKVAATIDQLSNGRLILGVGVGWMVEEFDALGVSFKERGAISDEQIEILKLLWDAEKPRFDGQHYRFREVAFYPKPYQRPRIPIWVGGEGTRAQRRAARYGDAWFPYFVRITPRELAARFDNVRRWAAEQGRDPDGISLACCLPVELTREPVPQEAGRLIGNAEQLGEALTRYREIGVAHIALQFMVPHWPARLEQIERFADEVIPALR encoded by the coding sequence ATGCCAGCGACCAAGTTCGGCGTCTTTCTTCCGATCTCAGGCCGGGCCGCCGGGCCGGCCACGCTGATGGAGGCGGCTCGGAAGGCCGAGGCCTGGGGGTACGCGTCGGTGTGGGCCGCGGACCGCATCGTCATTCCGTGGGAGATCAAGACCCCGTACCCGTACAGCGCGGACCAGCAGTTCATCGTTCCACCCGATCGTCCCTTCCTGGAGCCCCTCACCTGCCTGGCGTTCCTGGCCGGCTGCACCGAACGGATCCTGCTCGGGATGAGCGTCCTGGTTCTGCCGTACCGCCCGCCCATCTACGCGGCAAAGGTGGCCGCAACGATCGACCAGCTCTCCAACGGGCGGCTGATCCTCGGGGTCGGGGTCGGCTGGATGGTCGAGGAGTTCGACGCGCTCGGGGTGTCGTTCAAGGAGCGGGGGGCAATCTCCGACGAGCAGATCGAGATCCTCAAGTTGCTCTGGGACGCGGAAAAGCCTCGTTTCGACGGCCAGCACTACCGCTTCCGAGAGGTCGCCTTCTACCCCAAGCCGTATCAGCGACCCCGGATCCCGATCTGGGTCGGGGGAGAGGGGACGCGGGCACAGCGGCGGGCCGCTCGATACGGCGATGCCTGGTTCCCCTACTTCGTCCGAATCACGCCGCGGGAGCTGGCTGCCCGCTTTGACAACGTGCGGCGATGGGCGGCCGAGCAGGGGAGAGATCCTGATGGGATCAGCCTGGCGTGCTGCCTCCCTGTCGAGCTCACCCGAGAGCCGGTTCCTCAGGAGGCAGGGAGGTTGATCGGGAACGCGGAGCAGCTCGGCGAAGCGCTAACGCGGTATCGCGAGATCGGCGTGGCGCATATCGCGCTTCAATTCATGGTGCCTCACTGGCCGGCGCGCCTGGAACAGATCGAGCGATTTGCCGACGAGGTCATCCCGGCCCTTCGGTAG
- a CDS encoding acetyl-CoA hydrolase/transferase family protein — MGRPFEKLTLAEAVGRLRPGMKLLLPPGCGEPVAFIGELCRQADRLAPLTLMGGLLLGNYPFCRPEHGGQIKWVTWQLMPPAVAAWERGQVEFVPARYFDTVALFGRGGPWAPDAVVVHTTPPDRFGYLSLGVSVSYPLPAAREAPMVIAQVNPQMPRTLGNAFLHRSQINCWVEAEHPLVEYPPSPLGEVERQIGRRVSALIPDGATIQIGVGAIPQAVMEALADKRNLGVHSIVVDHMLPLIHTGVITNLRKSFHPGRMDLCEVMGTRQLLDFVHDNPLINMEPSDVVHDPQVVARIANFVSINSALEVDLTGQVNAESLGPRQLAGIGGQVDFVLGAWRAAGGRAIIALQSTGRGGSVSRIVPRLREGTSVTTPRYLADYVVTEYGVAELKGKSLAARARALIAVAHPSFREELERNLGVTSS, encoded by the coding sequence ATGGGACGCCCGTTCGAGAAGCTCACGCTCGCCGAGGCCGTGGGCCGCCTCCGCCCGGGGATGAAGCTGCTGCTCCCGCCGGGGTGCGGCGAGCCGGTGGCCTTCATCGGGGAGCTCTGCCGTCAGGCCGACCGGCTCGCCCCGCTTACCCTCATGGGTGGCCTGCTCCTCGGCAACTACCCGTTCTGCCGCCCGGAGCACGGAGGACAGATCAAGTGGGTGACGTGGCAGCTGATGCCGCCCGCGGTGGCCGCGTGGGAGCGCGGCCAGGTGGAGTTCGTGCCGGCGCGCTACTTCGACACCGTCGCGCTCTTCGGGCGCGGTGGGCCGTGGGCGCCGGACGCGGTGGTCGTTCACACGACACCGCCCGACCGCTTCGGCTACCTGAGCCTCGGCGTGTCGGTGAGCTATCCGCTGCCGGCCGCCCGCGAGGCGCCGATGGTCATCGCCCAGGTCAACCCGCAGATGCCGCGGACGCTCGGCAATGCGTTCCTCCACCGCTCACAGATCAACTGCTGGGTTGAGGCGGAACATCCGCTGGTCGAGTACCCACCGTCCCCGCTGGGCGAGGTGGAGCGCCAGATCGGCCGCCGTGTGTCGGCGCTGATCCCGGACGGGGCGACCATCCAGATCGGGGTCGGCGCGATCCCGCAGGCCGTGATGGAGGCGCTCGCCGACAAGCGGAATCTCGGCGTGCACTCGATCGTGGTCGATCACATGCTCCCCTTGATTCACACGGGGGTGATCACGAACCTCCGGAAGTCGTTCCACCCCGGTCGAATGGACCTCTGCGAGGTGATGGGCACGCGGCAGCTCCTCGACTTCGTCCACGATAACCCGCTGATCAACATGGAGCCGTCCGATGTGGTCCACGATCCCCAGGTGGTGGCGCGGATCGCCAACTTCGTCTCGATCAACTCCGCGCTGGAAGTGGATCTCACGGGCCAGGTGAACGCCGAGAGCCTCGGTCCGCGGCAGCTGGCAGGGATCGGGGGCCAGGTCGACTTCGTGCTGGGGGCGTGGCGCGCCGCAGGCGGGCGCGCCATCATCGCGCTCCAGTCCACGGGCCGGGGGGGGAGCGTATCCCGGATCGTGCCCCGGCTCCGGGAAGGGACGAGCGTCACGACGCCGCGCTACCTGGCTGACTACGTGGTCACGGAGTATGGCGTGGCGGAGCTGAAGGGGAAGAGCCTCGCGGCGCGGGCGCGCGCTCTCATCGCGGTGGCGCACCCGAGCTTCAGGGAGGAGCTGGAGCGGAACCTCGGGGTTACTTCTTCTTGA